A region from the Sander vitreus isolate 19-12246 chromosome 1, sanVit1, whole genome shotgun sequence genome encodes:
- the LOC144521263 gene encoding ras association domain-containing protein 8-like isoform X6, producing the protein MELKVWVEGAVRVVCGLSLKTSCQDVVIALAQAIGQTGRYILIFKIRGTERQLVADDCPLQHLALLGQLASEVQFILRRTGPSLTDGQDTPKTKRRFPLTQPSEPEPLKRNEPHKALTFSLGPSTHPKRTKPSRAWSPSPRDSPEPRASPVSFLDPVNPVKAIPSSSSKEEMFRQILQQQYRLQDLEIQLHALERETEVMERERSSATVPSPTPVPEGELEKLEQRLRQNEADLMRSEQWEEQLQEELDREQEMHRRLHQIHSSMDDDSYRIKELQARSEHLQQDIQHRAHRQRSRASARQPEEALRPLEQELYFRLQQGEELDATLSETERARKTTEEKLQMEDGEGAGQGAETVTS; encoded by the exons ATGGAGCTGAAGGTGTGGGTGGAGGGCGCGGTCAGAGTGGTCTGCGGCCTATCACTGAAAACTTCCTGCCAGGATGTCGTCATAGCTCTTGCACAAGCGATTG GTCAGACCGGTCGTTACATTCTTATCTTCAAGATACGAGGCACTGAGAGGCAGCTGGTTGCTGATGACTGTCCTCTTCAGCATCTGGCTCTGCTGGGACAGCTGGCTTCAGAGGTCCAGTTCATTCTGCGGAGGACAGGTCCCAGCCTCACTGATGGTCAAGACACACCCAAAACAAAAAGACGTTTTCCCCTTACCCAACCATCAGAACCAGAGCCCCTCAAACGCAATGAGCCACACAAGGCTCTCACCTTCAGTCTGGGCCCCTCAACACATCCCAAGAGGACCAAACCAAGCAGGGCCTGGTCTCCGTCACCTCGAGACTCCCCAGAACCCCGAGCTTCCCCTGTCTCTTTCCTAGACCCTGTCAACCCTGTGAAGGCaattccctcttcctcctccaaaGAGGAGATGTTTAGGCAGATTCTGCAGCAGCAGTATAGGCTGCAAGATTTGGAGATCCAGCTTCATGctctggagagagagacagaggtgaTGGAGCGAGAGAGGTCGTCTGCCACAGTTCCTAGTCCGACTCCGGTCCCCGAAGGCGAACTGGAGAAACTGGAGCAGCGTCTGAGGCAGAACGAGGCAGATTTGATGCGCAGCGAGCAGTGGGAGGAGCAGTTACAGGAAGAGTTGGACAGAGAACAAG AAATGCATAGACGTCTACACCAGATACACTCATCAATGGATGATGACAGTTATCGGATCAAGGAGCTCCAAGCGCGTTCTGAACATCTACAACAGGATATACAGCACAGAGCCCACAGACAAAGGTCTCGGGCGAGCGCTCGGCAGCCAGAAGAGGCCCTGAGGCCTCTGGAGCAGGAGCTCTACTTCCGCCTGCAGCAGGGAGAGGAACTGGATGCAACActgtcagagacagagagggctcGAAAAACTACAGAGGAAAAGCTGCAG ATGGAAGACGGTGAAGGAGCTGGACAAGGAGCTGAGACAGT GACCTCATGA
- the LOC144521263 gene encoding ras association domain-containing protein 8-like isoform X3, translating to MELKVWVEGAVRVVCGLSLKTSCQDVVIALAQAIGQTGRYILIFKIRGTERQLVADDCPLQHLALLGQLASEVQFILRRTGPSLTDGQDTPKTKRRFPLTQPSEPEPLKRNEPHKALTFSLGPSTHPKRTKPSRAWSPSPRDSPEPRASPVSFLDPVNPVKAIPSSSSKEEMFRQILQQQYRLQDLEIQLHALERETEVMERERSSATVPSPTPVPEGELEKLEQRLRQNEADLMRSEQWEEQLQEELDREQEMHRRLHQIHSSMDDDSYRIKELQARSEHLQQDIQHRAHRQRSRASARQPEEALRPLEQELYFRLQQGEELDATLSETERARKTTEEKLQIFRLLSLWREETRTDSHLTSWNQRWKTVKELDKELRQ from the exons ATGGAGCTGAAGGTGTGGGTGGAGGGCGCGGTCAGAGTGGTCTGCGGCCTATCACTGAAAACTTCCTGCCAGGATGTCGTCATAGCTCTTGCACAAGCGATTG GTCAGACCGGTCGTTACATTCTTATCTTCAAGATACGAGGCACTGAGAGGCAGCTGGTTGCTGATGACTGTCCTCTTCAGCATCTGGCTCTGCTGGGACAGCTGGCTTCAGAGGTCCAGTTCATTCTGCGGAGGACAGGTCCCAGCCTCACTGATGGTCAAGACACACCCAAAACAAAAAGACGTTTTCCCCTTACCCAACCATCAGAACCAGAGCCCCTCAAACGCAATGAGCCACACAAGGCTCTCACCTTCAGTCTGGGCCCCTCAACACATCCCAAGAGGACCAAACCAAGCAGGGCCTGGTCTCCGTCACCTCGAGACTCCCCAGAACCCCGAGCTTCCCCTGTCTCTTTCCTAGACCCTGTCAACCCTGTGAAGGCaattccctcttcctcctccaaaGAGGAGATGTTTAGGCAGATTCTGCAGCAGCAGTATAGGCTGCAAGATTTGGAGATCCAGCTTCATGctctggagagagagacagaggtgaTGGAGCGAGAGAGGTCGTCTGCCACAGTTCCTAGTCCGACTCCGGTCCCCGAAGGCGAACTGGAGAAACTGGAGCAGCGTCTGAGGCAGAACGAGGCAGATTTGATGCGCAGCGAGCAGTGGGAGGAGCAGTTACAGGAAGAGTTGGACAGAGAACAAG AAATGCATAGACGTCTACACCAGATACACTCATCAATGGATGATGACAGTTATCGGATCAAGGAGCTCCAAGCGCGTTCTGAACATCTACAACAGGATATACAGCACAGAGCCCACAGACAAAGGTCTCGGGCGAGCGCTCGGCAGCCAGAAGAGGCCCTGAGGCCTCTGGAGCAGGAGCTCTACTTCCGCCTGCAGCAGGGAGAGGAACTGGATGCAACActgtcagagacagagagggctcGAAAAACTACAGAGGAAAAGCTGCAG atattccgtTTACTGTCACtgtggagagaagaaactagaacagattcacatttaacaagctggaatcagag ATGGAAGACGGTGAAGGAGCTGGACAAGGAGCTGAGACAGT GA
- the LOC144521263 gene encoding ras association domain-containing protein 8-like isoform X7 produces MELKVWVEGAVRVVCGLSLKTSCQDVVIALAQAIGQTGRYILIFKIRGTERQLVADDCPLQHLALLGQLASEVQFILRRTGPSLTDGQDTPKTKRRFPLTQPSEPEPLKRNEPHKALTFSLGPSTHPKRTKPSRAWSPSPRDSPEPRASPVSFLDPVNPVKAIPSSSSKEEMFRQILQQQYRLQDLEIQLHALERETEVMERERSSATVPSPTPVPEGELEKLEQRLRQNEADLMRSEQWEEQLQEELDREQEMHRRLHQIHSSMDDDSYRIKELQARSEHLQQDIQHRAHRQRSRASARQPEEALRPLEQELYFRLQQGEELDATLSETERARKTTEEKLQDRWKTVKELDKELRQ; encoded by the exons ATGGAGCTGAAGGTGTGGGTGGAGGGCGCGGTCAGAGTGGTCTGCGGCCTATCACTGAAAACTTCCTGCCAGGATGTCGTCATAGCTCTTGCACAAGCGATTG GTCAGACCGGTCGTTACATTCTTATCTTCAAGATACGAGGCACTGAGAGGCAGCTGGTTGCTGATGACTGTCCTCTTCAGCATCTGGCTCTGCTGGGACAGCTGGCTTCAGAGGTCCAGTTCATTCTGCGGAGGACAGGTCCCAGCCTCACTGATGGTCAAGACACACCCAAAACAAAAAGACGTTTTCCCCTTACCCAACCATCAGAACCAGAGCCCCTCAAACGCAATGAGCCACACAAGGCTCTCACCTTCAGTCTGGGCCCCTCAACACATCCCAAGAGGACCAAACCAAGCAGGGCCTGGTCTCCGTCACCTCGAGACTCCCCAGAACCCCGAGCTTCCCCTGTCTCTTTCCTAGACCCTGTCAACCCTGTGAAGGCaattccctcttcctcctccaaaGAGGAGATGTTTAGGCAGATTCTGCAGCAGCAGTATAGGCTGCAAGATTTGGAGATCCAGCTTCATGctctggagagagagacagaggtgaTGGAGCGAGAGAGGTCGTCTGCCACAGTTCCTAGTCCGACTCCGGTCCCCGAAGGCGAACTGGAGAAACTGGAGCAGCGTCTGAGGCAGAACGAGGCAGATTTGATGCGCAGCGAGCAGTGGGAGGAGCAGTTACAGGAAGAGTTGGACAGAGAACAAG AAATGCATAGACGTCTACACCAGATACACTCATCAATGGATGATGACAGTTATCGGATCAAGGAGCTCCAAGCGCGTTCTGAACATCTACAACAGGATATACAGCACAGAGCCCACAGACAAAGGTCTCGGGCGAGCGCTCGGCAGCCAGAAGAGGCCCTGAGGCCTCTGGAGCAGGAGCTCTACTTCCGCCTGCAGCAGGGAGAGGAACTGGATGCAACActgtcagagacagagagggctcGAAAAACTACAGAGGAAAAGCTGCAG GACAGATGGAAGACGGTGAAGGAGCTGGACAAGGAGCTGAGACAGT GA
- the LOC144521263 gene encoding ras association domain-containing protein 8-like isoform X1, with translation MELKVWVEGAVRVVCGLSLKTSCQDVVIALAQAIGQTGRYILIFKIRGTERQLVADDCPLQHLALLGQLASEVQFILRRTGPSLTDGQDTPKTKRRFPLTQPSEPEPLKRNEPHKALTFSLGPSTHPKRTKPSRAWSPSPRDSPEPRASPVSFLDPVNPVKAIPSSSSKEEMFRQILQQQYRLQDLEIQLHALERETEVMERERSSATVPSPTPVPEGELEKLEQRLRQNEADLMRSEQWEEQLQEELDREQEMHRRLHQIHSSMDDDSYRIKELQARSEHLQQDIQHRAHRQRSRASARQPEEALRPLEQELYFRLQQGEELDATLSETERARKTTEEKLQIFRLLSLWREETRTDSHLTSWNQRWKTVKELDKELRQCKLQQFIQHTGSPNADQTNFLPVTEVYLSSAGIME, from the exons ATGGAGCTGAAGGTGTGGGTGGAGGGCGCGGTCAGAGTGGTCTGCGGCCTATCACTGAAAACTTCCTGCCAGGATGTCGTCATAGCTCTTGCACAAGCGATTG GTCAGACCGGTCGTTACATTCTTATCTTCAAGATACGAGGCACTGAGAGGCAGCTGGTTGCTGATGACTGTCCTCTTCAGCATCTGGCTCTGCTGGGACAGCTGGCTTCAGAGGTCCAGTTCATTCTGCGGAGGACAGGTCCCAGCCTCACTGATGGTCAAGACACACCCAAAACAAAAAGACGTTTTCCCCTTACCCAACCATCAGAACCAGAGCCCCTCAAACGCAATGAGCCACACAAGGCTCTCACCTTCAGTCTGGGCCCCTCAACACATCCCAAGAGGACCAAACCAAGCAGGGCCTGGTCTCCGTCACCTCGAGACTCCCCAGAACCCCGAGCTTCCCCTGTCTCTTTCCTAGACCCTGTCAACCCTGTGAAGGCaattccctcttcctcctccaaaGAGGAGATGTTTAGGCAGATTCTGCAGCAGCAGTATAGGCTGCAAGATTTGGAGATCCAGCTTCATGctctggagagagagacagaggtgaTGGAGCGAGAGAGGTCGTCTGCCACAGTTCCTAGTCCGACTCCGGTCCCCGAAGGCGAACTGGAGAAACTGGAGCAGCGTCTGAGGCAGAACGAGGCAGATTTGATGCGCAGCGAGCAGTGGGAGGAGCAGTTACAGGAAGAGTTGGACAGAGAACAAG AAATGCATAGACGTCTACACCAGATACACTCATCAATGGATGATGACAGTTATCGGATCAAGGAGCTCCAAGCGCGTTCTGAACATCTACAACAGGATATACAGCACAGAGCCCACAGACAAAGGTCTCGGGCGAGCGCTCGGCAGCCAGAAGAGGCCCTGAGGCCTCTGGAGCAGGAGCTCTACTTCCGCCTGCAGCAGGGAGAGGAACTGGATGCAACActgtcagagacagagagggctcGAAAAACTACAGAGGAAAAGCTGCAG atattccgtTTACTGTCACtgtggagagaagaaactagaacagattcacatttaacaagctggaatcagag ATGGAAGACGGTGAAGGAGCTGGACAAGGAGCTGAGACAGTGTAAGCTGCAGCAGTTTATCCAGCACACCGGCAGTCCAAACGCAGACCAGACAAACTTTCTGCCTGTCACTGAAGTTTACCTCAGCAGCGCTGGTATAATGGAGTAG
- the LOC144521263 gene encoding ras association domain-containing protein 7-like isoform X2, whose product MELKVWVEGAVRVVCGLSLKTSCQDVVIALAQAIGQTGRYILIFKIRGTERQLVADDCPLQHLALLGQLASEVQFILRRTGPSLTDGQDTPKTKRRFPLTQPSEPEPLKRNEPHKALTFSLGPSTHPKRTKPSRAWSPSPRDSPEPRASPVSFLDPVNPVKAIPSSSSKEEMFRQILQQQYRLQDLEIQLHALERETEVMERERSSATVPSPTPVPEGELEKLEQRLRQNEADLMRSEQWEEQLQEELDREQEMHRRLHQIHSSMDDDSYRIKELQARSEHLQQDIQHRAHRQRSRASARQPEEALRPLEQELYFRLQQGEELDATLSETERARKTTEEKLQDRWKTVKELDKELRQCKLQQFIQHTGSPNADQTNFLPVTEVYLSSAGIME is encoded by the exons ATGGAGCTGAAGGTGTGGGTGGAGGGCGCGGTCAGAGTGGTCTGCGGCCTATCACTGAAAACTTCCTGCCAGGATGTCGTCATAGCTCTTGCACAAGCGATTG GTCAGACCGGTCGTTACATTCTTATCTTCAAGATACGAGGCACTGAGAGGCAGCTGGTTGCTGATGACTGTCCTCTTCAGCATCTGGCTCTGCTGGGACAGCTGGCTTCAGAGGTCCAGTTCATTCTGCGGAGGACAGGTCCCAGCCTCACTGATGGTCAAGACACACCCAAAACAAAAAGACGTTTTCCCCTTACCCAACCATCAGAACCAGAGCCCCTCAAACGCAATGAGCCACACAAGGCTCTCACCTTCAGTCTGGGCCCCTCAACACATCCCAAGAGGACCAAACCAAGCAGGGCCTGGTCTCCGTCACCTCGAGACTCCCCAGAACCCCGAGCTTCCCCTGTCTCTTTCCTAGACCCTGTCAACCCTGTGAAGGCaattccctcttcctcctccaaaGAGGAGATGTTTAGGCAGATTCTGCAGCAGCAGTATAGGCTGCAAGATTTGGAGATCCAGCTTCATGctctggagagagagacagaggtgaTGGAGCGAGAGAGGTCGTCTGCCACAGTTCCTAGTCCGACTCCGGTCCCCGAAGGCGAACTGGAGAAACTGGAGCAGCGTCTGAGGCAGAACGAGGCAGATTTGATGCGCAGCGAGCAGTGGGAGGAGCAGTTACAGGAAGAGTTGGACAGAGAACAAG AAATGCATAGACGTCTACACCAGATACACTCATCAATGGATGATGACAGTTATCGGATCAAGGAGCTCCAAGCGCGTTCTGAACATCTACAACAGGATATACAGCACAGAGCCCACAGACAAAGGTCTCGGGCGAGCGCTCGGCAGCCAGAAGAGGCCCTGAGGCCTCTGGAGCAGGAGCTCTACTTCCGCCTGCAGCAGGGAGAGGAACTGGATGCAACActgtcagagacagagagggctcGAAAAACTACAGAGGAAAAGCTGCAG GACAGATGGAAGACGGTGAAGGAGCTGGACAAGGAGCTGAGACAGTGTAAGCTGCAGCAGTTTATCCAGCACACCGGCAGTCCAAACGCAGACCAGACAAACTTTCTGCCTGTCACTGAAGTTTACCTCAGCAGCGCTGGTATAATGGAGTAG
- the LOC144521263 gene encoding ras association domain-containing protein 8-like isoform X5: protein MELKVWVEGAVRVVCGLSLKTSCQDVVIALAQAIGQTGRYILIFKIRGTERQLVADDCPLQHLALLGQLASEVQFILRRTGPSLTDGQDTPKTKRRFPLTQPSEPEPLKRNEPHKALTFSLGPSTHPKRTKPSRAWSPSPRDSPEPRASPVSFLDPVNPVKAIPSSSSKEEMFRQILQQQYRLQDLEIQLHALERETEVMERERSSATVPSPTPVPEGELEKLEQRLRQNEADLMRSEQWEEQLQEELDREQEMHRRLHQIHSSMDDDSYRIKELQARSEHLQQDIQHRAHRQRSRASARQPEEALRPLEQELYFRLQQGEELDATLSETERARKTTEEKLQIFRLLSLWREETRTDSHLTSWNQRTDGRR, encoded by the exons ATGGAGCTGAAGGTGTGGGTGGAGGGCGCGGTCAGAGTGGTCTGCGGCCTATCACTGAAAACTTCCTGCCAGGATGTCGTCATAGCTCTTGCACAAGCGATTG GTCAGACCGGTCGTTACATTCTTATCTTCAAGATACGAGGCACTGAGAGGCAGCTGGTTGCTGATGACTGTCCTCTTCAGCATCTGGCTCTGCTGGGACAGCTGGCTTCAGAGGTCCAGTTCATTCTGCGGAGGACAGGTCCCAGCCTCACTGATGGTCAAGACACACCCAAAACAAAAAGACGTTTTCCCCTTACCCAACCATCAGAACCAGAGCCCCTCAAACGCAATGAGCCACACAAGGCTCTCACCTTCAGTCTGGGCCCCTCAACACATCCCAAGAGGACCAAACCAAGCAGGGCCTGGTCTCCGTCACCTCGAGACTCCCCAGAACCCCGAGCTTCCCCTGTCTCTTTCCTAGACCCTGTCAACCCTGTGAAGGCaattccctcttcctcctccaaaGAGGAGATGTTTAGGCAGATTCTGCAGCAGCAGTATAGGCTGCAAGATTTGGAGATCCAGCTTCATGctctggagagagagacagaggtgaTGGAGCGAGAGAGGTCGTCTGCCACAGTTCCTAGTCCGACTCCGGTCCCCGAAGGCGAACTGGAGAAACTGGAGCAGCGTCTGAGGCAGAACGAGGCAGATTTGATGCGCAGCGAGCAGTGGGAGGAGCAGTTACAGGAAGAGTTGGACAGAGAACAAG AAATGCATAGACGTCTACACCAGATACACTCATCAATGGATGATGACAGTTATCGGATCAAGGAGCTCCAAGCGCGTTCTGAACATCTACAACAGGATATACAGCACAGAGCCCACAGACAAAGGTCTCGGGCGAGCGCTCGGCAGCCAGAAGAGGCCCTGAGGCCTCTGGAGCAGGAGCTCTACTTCCGCCTGCAGCAGGGAGAGGAACTGGATGCAACActgtcagagacagagagggctcGAAAAACTACAGAGGAAAAGCTGCAG atattccgtTTACTGTCACtgtggagagaagaaactagaacagattcacatttaacaagctggaatcagag GACAGATGGAAGACGGTGA
- the LOC144521263 gene encoding ras association domain-containing protein 8-like isoform X4, translating into MELKVWVEGAVRVVCGLSLKTSCQDVVIALAQAIGQTGRYILIFKIRGTERQLVADDCPLQHLALLGQLASEVQFILRRTGPSLTDGQDTPKTKRRFPLTQPSEPEPLKRNEPHKALTFSLGPSTHPKRTKPSRAWSPSPRDSPEPRASPVSFLDPVNPVKAIPSSSSKEEMFRQILQQQYRLQDLEIQLHALERETEVMERERSSATVPSPTPVPEGELEKLEQRLRQNEADLMRSEQWEEQLQEELDREQEMHRRLHQIHSSMDDDSYRIKELQARSEHLQQDIQHRAHRQRSRASARQPEEALRPLEQELYFRLQQGEELDATLSETERARKTTEEKLQTRLAAAAAPRQTPFWCVKTQKTPRSRHAASVQEP; encoded by the exons ATGGAGCTGAAGGTGTGGGTGGAGGGCGCGGTCAGAGTGGTCTGCGGCCTATCACTGAAAACTTCCTGCCAGGATGTCGTCATAGCTCTTGCACAAGCGATTG GTCAGACCGGTCGTTACATTCTTATCTTCAAGATACGAGGCACTGAGAGGCAGCTGGTTGCTGATGACTGTCCTCTTCAGCATCTGGCTCTGCTGGGACAGCTGGCTTCAGAGGTCCAGTTCATTCTGCGGAGGACAGGTCCCAGCCTCACTGATGGTCAAGACACACCCAAAACAAAAAGACGTTTTCCCCTTACCCAACCATCAGAACCAGAGCCCCTCAAACGCAATGAGCCACACAAGGCTCTCACCTTCAGTCTGGGCCCCTCAACACATCCCAAGAGGACCAAACCAAGCAGGGCCTGGTCTCCGTCACCTCGAGACTCCCCAGAACCCCGAGCTTCCCCTGTCTCTTTCCTAGACCCTGTCAACCCTGTGAAGGCaattccctcttcctcctccaaaGAGGAGATGTTTAGGCAGATTCTGCAGCAGCAGTATAGGCTGCAAGATTTGGAGATCCAGCTTCATGctctggagagagagacagaggtgaTGGAGCGAGAGAGGTCGTCTGCCACAGTTCCTAGTCCGACTCCGGTCCCCGAAGGCGAACTGGAGAAACTGGAGCAGCGTCTGAGGCAGAACGAGGCAGATTTGATGCGCAGCGAGCAGTGGGAGGAGCAGTTACAGGAAGAGTTGGACAGAGAACAAG AAATGCATAGACGTCTACACCAGATACACTCATCAATGGATGATGACAGTTATCGGATCAAGGAGCTCCAAGCGCGTTCTGAACATCTACAACAGGATATACAGCACAGAGCCCACAGACAAAGGTCTCGGGCGAGCGCTCGGCAGCCAGAAGAGGCCCTGAGGCCTCTGGAGCAGGAGCTCTACTTCCGCCTGCAGCAGGGAGAGGAACTGGATGCAACActgtcagagacagagagggctcGAAAAACTACAGAGGAAAAGCTGCAG acgaggctagcagcagcagcagcgccgcgtcagacacctttctggtgtgtaaagacacagaaaacgccacgcagccgccacgcagccagtgtgcaggagccctaa